One genomic region from Biomphalaria glabrata chromosome 7, xgBioGlab47.1, whole genome shotgun sequence encodes:
- the LOC106074938 gene encoding zinc finger TRAF-type-containing protein 1-B-like codes for MEGGSDSSIQVLRESTADKENVSFEPPAKKFKVTEVHSDCKHKLEDRLSGILCCAVCLDLPKTCYQCTNGHLMCAGCFNHLLADARIKDETATCPNCRCEINRCVCIRNLAVEKAVSELPSDCAFCNSKLPRYQLEYHQKELCQERPCSCRYSRIGCHWEGPYHEVAEHESNCAHPKKSGEEIMSALEAIDAQRQEEHKLYSDIFSLLSFEKITFNDLQLKPFRTDDFITRLYYETTRFTAFNQQWVIRAKINSDHKNPTHTINRSLSYQLVAKTKLTAPMVMHFLALSGPFGGIKMKSKVYNFEFTEEASETEYLDLPIDSAECNKLLASKTINFRLVMFQVTK; via the exons atgGAGGGAGGCTCGGACTCGTCGATACAGGTGCTCAGAGAATCGACAGCTGACAAAGAAAATGTGTCATTTGAGCCTCCAGCTAAGAAATTTAAAGTGACAGAAGTTCACTCAGATTGTAAACATAAGTTGGAAGACAGGCTTAGTGGCATACTGTGCTGTGCAGTTTGTTTAGATCTACCCAAAACATGTTATCAG TGTACAAATGGTCATCTTATGTGTGCTGGCTGCTTCAATCATTTGTTGGCAGATGCACGCATTAAAGATGAAACAGCAACTTGCCCTAATTGCAGGTGTGAAATCAACCGTTGTGTCTGCATTCGCAATTTGGCAGTCGAAAAAGCTGTGTCAGAGCTACCATCTGACTGTGCCTTCTGCAACTCAAAACTTCCAAGATATCAATTGGAATACCACCAGAAGGAGCTATGTCAGGAGAG GCCCTGCTCATGTCGATACTCCCGGATTGGTTGCCACTGGGAGGGCCCTTATCATGAGGTGGCAGAGCATGAAAGTAACTGTGCTCACCCTAAGAAATCTGGTGAGGAGATCATGAGTGCTCTAGAAGCCATAGATGCTCAAAGGCAGGAAGAACATAAACTGTACAGTGATATCTTCTCCTTGTTGTCTTTTGAGAAGATAACTTTCAATG ATCTTCAATTGAAACCATTCCGCACTGATGATTTTATTACTCGTCTCTACTATGAAACAACACGTTTTACTGCCTTTAACCAACAGTGGGTTATAAGAGCCAAAATCAATTCAGATCACAAGAATCCCACTCACACTATCAATAGGTCTTTGTCATACCAGCTGGttgctaaaacaaaattaacagcTCCT ATGGTGATGCACTTTCTTGCCTTGAGCGGACCCTTTGGAGGCATTAAGATGAAGTCCAAAGTCTACAACTTTGAATTCACAGAAGAAGCGTCTGAAACAGAATACCTTGATCTTCCCATTGATTCAGCTGAATGCAACAAACTTCTGGCATCAAAAACCATCAATTTCAGACTGGTTATGTTTCAAGTTACAAAATGA
- the LOC106074937 gene encoding divergent protein kinase domain 1C-like: MFQMTQLIRNVPTITSKKKVFVLGVVFFVFIYLLIHVKSFQKIANNFIIRPCDNEHSRNIITQICSLYKSGEINGTLCEPLCNTYQVTFTKCLNYRSGKFVIQAECNDMCVPRVTVSAVLKMSRIKEASVKDYIESIGLELLRLVNSNIQTILGQMNLHNYSVSSESLSVITADLLKSEYGFLSRDNQNVLNNLWGNDYYTRFTGTVTSFIYARSYWSVVKQNEFRVSQFFNNWDVFPKIYAFCGPLYITENIPSLKSIDKLIPILSSEFPSWNKRATLAKQILNFVKRTDEMEHPIHFCDIKSPHFGFTYDDNVRFIDADLVIADEALSSSLGSLKCVKHEDCAIYDCQGWCDLKAGYCTKIRTNNNLQSVCAKIFRSEIISAYGGLLSSPPKHIADKLTALVNKCADEVTTNDQGVSMQRPDIQVLTTLQKYLNESLS; encoded by the exons ATGTTTCAAATGACACAACTGATAAGAAATGTACCTACCATCACCAGCAAAAAGAAAGTATTTGTGTTAGGGGTTGTCTTCTTTGTGTTCATCTACTTATTAATTCACGTAAAAAGTTTTCAGAAAATAGCCAACAACTTTATTATCAGACCTTGTGATAATGAGCACTCAAGAAATATCATCACTCAAATA TGTTCTCTCTACAAGTCTGGTGAAATCAATGGAACTTTATGTGAACCATTATGTAACACTTACCAAGTTACATTTACAAAGTGCCTGAACTACAGAAGTGGTAAGTTTGTTATCCAAGCTGAATGCAATGACATGTGTGTCCCAAGGGTCACAGTCTCTGCTGTATTGAAAATGAGCAGAATCAAGGAGGCCAGCGTAAAGGACTACATAGAATCCATTGGCCTAGAGCTGTTGCGTCTGGTGAACAGCAACATTCAAACTATACTTGGGCAGATGAACCTACATAACTACTCTGTTAGCTCTGAAAGCCTCTCAGTCATCACCGCTGACCTGCTGAAGTCTGAGTATGGATTTCTGAGCAGAGACAATCAGAACGTTCTTAACAACCTATGGGGCAATGACTACTACACAAGGTTCACAGGGACAGTCACCTCGTTTATTTATGCTAGGTCCTACTGGTCTGTTGTGAAACAAAATGAGTTCAGAGTCTCACAATTTTTTAACAACTGGGATGTTTTTCCAAAAATTTATGCCTTTTGTGGGCCATTGTACATTACTGAAAACATTCCATCCCTGAAGTCTATTGATAAACTTATCCCCATTTTAAGCAGTGAGTTCCCTTCCTGGAACAAAAGAGCTACCCTGGCTAAGCAAATACTcaactttgtaaaaagaacTGATGAAATGGAGCACCCTATACACTTCTGTGACATCAAGTCCCCACATTTTGGGTTCACTTATGATGACAATGTGCGATTCATTGATGCTGATTTAGTCATAGCTGATGAGGCTCTGAGCTCAAGCCTTGGCTCACTCAAGTGTGTGAAACATGAAGATTGTGCTATATACGACTGCCAGGGTTGGTGTGACCTTAAGGCAGGCTACTGCACCAAGATTAGGACAAACAACAATTTACAG TCTGTGTGTGCCAAGATTTTCCGCAGTGAAATTATCTCAGCCTATGGAGGACTGCTGAGTTCACCTCCTAAACATATTGCTGATAAGTTGACAGCTCTAGTCAACAAGTGTGCAGATGAGGTGACCACAAATGACCAAGGAGTATCTATGCAGAGGCCAGATATACAGGTTTTAACAACTCTACAGAAATATCTCAATGAAAGCTTGAGCTGA